The DNA region CAACGAAGCCAAACGCCAGCTTTGGGGTTCGGTCGGGGTGGACTCTTATGCCGGGCCGAGCGAGGTCGCCGTGTTTGCCGATGGCTCTTGCGCCGCCCAAGCTTCGGCCCTTGACCTGCTGACCCAAGTGGAACACGCGGAAGACAACATCGGACTCCTGGTTTGCCAAGGGGAACGGGTGGCGGCGGCCATTGAAGAAGCCTGCGAAGCTCTTTTGCGGGGTTCGGAGCGGGAATCCGTGATGCGGGCGGCGCTGGCCACGCATGGCGCGTGCATCGTTGTGGATTCCCCCGACCAGGCCATCACCGTTTTAAACCAATTTGCGCCCGAGCATTGCTCGTTGCATTGCGTTAATGCCGGGTGGGTGGCGCAGCAGGTCGTGAACTGCGGGTGCGTGCTCATCGGCCCAGATTCGCCCCAATCGGTCGGCGACTATGTTTCCGGCCCGTCGCACACGTTGCCCACTTCGGGGGCGGCACGGTTTGCGTCCCCGGTCAGCGTGCTGGACTTTTTGAAGGTGCAGTCGGTGTCATCGCTGACCCGTTCGGATCTGGTTGCGCTGTCTCCGGCCGTCGAGCGGTTCGGATCCATGGAAGGGTTGCCGATGCACGGCCTGGGCGGCTCCGCACGCCTAGACTGAAACTTCTTTCGAAGTTTGGGGAGGTCTCAGGAGGGGTTGACCTCAAGAGAGTGCTTTGCAAGATGATAGCGGCAGGACACTGAGCAATTTGGTGCCTCACCTGGGTCGAGTAAGAGCTTCTTGGACAGCTTCAAATGTTTGGCATTGATACATGTTGCCCGTCGCATTGTCGTAAACATAGACCGTCGGGGTGCTGGATACTCCGAGGGAATTTGCAACGGAGCGCACTTTGGAGAGTGCAGTCCTTGGCTTTTCTCGCCAATTTGAAACTGAAGAGTCCAGTTTCAAAGTCCACTGCATCGCTAATGTAGCACATGAACCTTCGTTGCAGCTAAGTTCCTTGGCGTGGAAAGCATCGAGTTCGCGATCTTGCAAAGCCAAACTAATCAATGCAAGGTTGCTAGCATTGGAGTGCATTGAAAGCGGAAAATGACAACGATAGACTGCGATATCAAACCTTGTCTCAAGCTCCTCTAACTGTGGAACAAGTTTGCGGCATGGAGGACACTCGTAGTCGAAGAATTCGTACAATTCATATCTGGTGACTGAGCCACCTTGAGGCTGTGAATGGCACGACCTCAATGCGGTCAAGAAAGGGGCCACTTTTCCAGAAGCGACAATTAATGCAGAATTGGAAACAACCCTTCGAGAGGCAAAAATGGCTGCACTTAACAAGCAACTAATGAAAAAAATATATATGACAAACTTTTCGTGCTTATGCATGATAATTTTAAAAATTGACCGGAGGGTATAAAGTGCGGCATGCATCGGCAAAGTCAAACAGCTCAGCGTATCCCGCAAACTTTGTCTGACCACCGATGAACGTTGTCATCCATCTCTGCTTCATCGTTCTTGGTAACTGGCCATTGTCGTGCAAAAAGGAGTTTCTTTCGTAAAATACGGGACAATTTGCATCATATTCGGATAATGGCCCAGCGGCAAGATGATCAAGCGCAAAAGACAGGGAAGTTTCATATTGCCTATAGTCTTCTAACCCTTTGCCAACGGGGACAATGACCAGATCTTCCTTGTATCCATAGGGTTTCAACGCAACCTTTATGGAAGGAACAGTGCTCGATATAGCACAGCTTTGCGAGGTGCAAAAATCTGTGGCATAAGCTGTTCGGTCATCGTAATCAGTTGCATATAAGACGAAGGCACGATTCAGTTGCGACAAATTTGAGGCAACAACGGTTCTGAATCCGCCCCTTTTGGCACTGTTGTAGACTGGAAACACAATTGCGGTAAGGATCACAATGATTGCAATGATGGAAAGCAGTTCAACAGCTGTAAATGCTAGTGATTTGTCTTGGTAAGTCCTTTTGGCCATGATTTCATTTCTTCTGCCAGCTTTGGAAATGGTCCAACTTTAACCATTTGAATGTACGATTCGTGTTTGGCAGGACTCAGCATCCAGAGAGTCATCGCGGTTCCTTGCTGGTATTCCGCTATTGTGGCTTTGTTTAGGTTGGGTTCAATGTAAGAGGCCCACTGGCGTAGTACTCTTTTGGAAGTCCTCGCTAGATTGCCATGTAGACGGGACCCTGCGCTTGCTCCTTGCCGGTGTCAAGGACTCTTTTCAACACGGACAGATCCTTTGCATTCAACTGGGGGCTTTCCATGGTTGAAGCGCGGTTGATTATCGGAAGGGCTTCTGCCCACAAGTCTTCGGCGACTCCGCTTCTTTAACTGAAATCTCTAATACTCTTCTTGTGTTGCGCTACTTGTTTGGTCAACACATCTGCCACAAACATCGCAAGCCCAATCACCGCGATGATAACAGCCGAGATGATTGCTAATCGCATAGTGCCTG from Armatimonadota bacterium includes:
- a CDS encoding thioredoxin domain-containing protein, producing MHKHEKFVIYIFFISCLLSAAIFASRRVVSNSALIVASGKVAPFLTALRSCHSQPQGGSVTRYELYEFFDYECPPCRKLVPQLEELETRFDIAVYRCHFPLSMHSNASNLALISLALQDRELDAFHAKELSCNEGSCATLAMQWTLKLDSSVSNWREKPRTALSKVRSVANSLGVSSTPTVYVYDNATGNMYQCQTFEAVQEALTRPR